CGCCGGTTGTCGCGCGCTTTGCCGTGAAGCCCACCTCATCCATTCTCACGCCGCGCAAATCGATCGACCGCGCCGGCAATGAGGTCGACGTCTCGACCAAAGGCCGCCACGACCCGTGCGTCGGCATCCGTGCGGTGCCGATCGGCGAGGCCATGGTTGCATGCGTCCTGGCCGATCACTATCTCCGCCATCGCGGCCAAGTGGGCTAGGCGTTCGGCTGAAAGCGTAAAGAACAGACATGACCCAGGATCCCCTCGCCCGCGTCCGGCAGGCCATCGACGCATTCGCCCAAGGCGCCATCCTCGTCGTCACCGACGATGACGACCGCGAGAATGAAGGCGATCTGATTTTTGCGGCTTCGCTCGCAACGCCTGACAAGCTGGCCTTCACCATCCGCCACACCTCCGGCATCGTCTGTACGCCGCTGACCTCCGAAGAAGCGCGGCGCCTTCACCTGACGCCTATGGTGTCGAACAATGACGCGCCGATGCAGACCGCCTTCACCGTCTCGGTCGACGTCAAGCACGGCACGACGACCGGCATTTCGGCCGAAGAGCGCACCGCGACCGTGCGCGCGCTCGCCAATCACAATATGGGCGCCGGCGATTTCGTCCGCCCCGGCCACGTCTTTCCGCTGATCGCCAAGGATGGCGGCGTTCTCATGCGCTCGGGCCACACCGAGGCCGCCGTCGATCTCTGCAAACTCGCCAATCTTCCGCCGGTCGGCGTCATTGCCGAACTCGTCAATGATGACGGCACGGTGATGCGCGGGCCGCAGGTCATGGCCTTTGCCGCCAACCATAAGCTTCCGCAAATCTCCGTCGCCGAGCTCATCGCCTATCGCCAGTCGCGCGAAAAGCTCGTGACGCGCGTCTCGGAATTCCCGGTGCCGACCGAGATCGGCACGCTGAAGGGCTATGCCTATGTGACGCCCTTCGACGAGGTGCATCACATTGCGCTCGTGCACGGGAATATCGGCGACGGGCGCGGGCTGCTGGCGCGCCTGCACCGCGCGGACGCCATCACCGACGTGTTCGGCGGCGGCAAGACGATCCGCGCTTCGCTTCAGGCGATGCATAAAGCAGGACGCGGCGTCATTGTTTATCTCCGCGACGGCACCGCGGGCGTTCCGGTCAATCCGCCGGGCGAGGATTCATCGGAAGCCAAGCGCGTCGCGCAATGGCGCGAAGTCGGCCTCGGCGCGCAGATCCTGAAGGATCTCGGCGTGTCCTCGATCCGCCTCATCGCCTCGAAAGAGCGCCGCTATATCGGCCTCACCGGCTTCGGCATCGAGATCGACGGCACGGAGATCGTGGAGGGCTGACGCCCTCTACTTCTTGTACAGCTCTTTCAGCGAACCGCTCGGTGCATAGATTTCAGCGATGCGCCAGCCCTTCGGCGTCCTCAATAGATCGAGCTTGATCTCGAACAGTTCGCCGAAATTCTGGAAGGTGACGATGCCCGTCGCCGCGCCCGGCTTCGGCTCTTCGACCGCGATCTTCAACTGATCGATCTTCCAGTCCTGCGCATCGATGAAGGGATCGCCGGCCAGAAGCGGCACTTCGTTCTTTTTCGCCGCGGCGTCCGAATCCGCCTTGATCAGTTTGTAGACATCCGGCGTGAAATAATTGGCCATGGCCGCATCGTCGAGCGGCGGCCCTTCGGTGCCCTTATACTGATCGTAGATCGCGTGCAGGAACTGTTCGGCGCTCTGCTCCTGCGCGACTGCAGGCACGGTGATAAGCGCAAGGAAAGCAGCAACAAGAATGCGGATCATGAAGGTCGGCCCTTTTTGTGCGCCAGTCTCTGCACGAACCAGCCTGTGGCGACAAGACCGGCGGTGACTGCAATCAGCGGTGCGTAGAGGAAAGCAACGGCCAGCGCGGTATAGGTGTCGGGCCAGCCCATCAGCCGCTCGACGCCGAGATAGCCGAAAGCGATGACCGCCCAGACGGTGACGGTCACAAAGATCAGAACGGCAAAGCCAGCAAAAACCTGCATGGAAGCTCCGGAGGTCCGGATTGGTCGCGCGGAAGGCTTCGAAGGTTCAGTCCTTGTTTTTGTCGAACAGGCCGCCCGCGACTTCGCGCAAGGTAGGCGCCGGGCGAGCTGCGAAGGGCAGCGGCCGGCAGACGGCGATGGTGGCAAGCCCGATCCGCGCCGTCAGTATGCCATTGATGATGCCCTCGCCGAGCCGCGCCGAAAGTTTTGCGGCAACGCCATGGCCGACAATCTGATCGATAAAGCCCTCGCCCGCCGCCATGCCGCCGGTGACGGCAAGATGGGTCAGCACATGGCGCAGCAGACGGAAGAAACCGAGCGTGCCGGGACGGCCGCCGTAAAGATCGGCGATCTTGCGGATCAAAGCGATCGAGGTCGCGGCGACCATGGCGATGTCGATGATGGCGCGCGGCGCAATCGCGGTGACGACGGAGACGCGCTTCGACGCATTCGCGACGAGACGGCGCGCTTCGAGATCGAGCCCGGTCATCAATTCGCGCTCGGCAAGCTGGATGAGATCGGAGCCGTCGATGATCGACTGGCGCTCGCGCGCAAGATTGGCGCGGCCGCGCGCCGTCCGCGCGTTCGACGCATAGAGCGCTTCAAGATCGGAGACGACGCTGCGCGCGAGATGGCGGTCGTCCTGCACCAGCGCGTCTTCGGCACGGGCGCGCAGGCCGTCGATCTTCGACAGCCGCCGCAGCGCGGAGAGCTCGCGGATGAGAATGACGAGCAGGGTCAGAACAAAGAGCGCGGCAAGGCCCGCGCCGAACCAGCCGAGCCAGACATTACGCGCGAACAGATCCTCGACGACATTCGTGACGCCGAGGCCGAAACCGAGCGAAATCAGACCGCCGAGCGATGACCAGAACAGCGCGGCGAGTTTGGAGCGCTTCGGCACGGTGGCGGTCGCGGTCGTTGCGATCGCACCGGCCGATGTCGGCGGCTCGACCAGAAGATCGGCGATATCCGCCTCCGGCTCGGGGAAGACGAGCTCCGGCGAATTGAGCTCGAAGGTTTCGGGTTTGCGGGGGACTGAACCATTTTACTCCCAGTTCCCCGGACAAGCTGCACGCAGTGCAGCGCCGATCCGGGGTCCAGATATAAGTGGCGGCGACGCCGCCGCCATACTTATCATGCCCTATCCGGGGGCGCAGGTGGGGCGATACTGGGTCTACATACTGGCCAGCAAACGTTTGGGAACCCTCTATGTCGGGGCGACCAACAATCTCGCTCGACGGGTTTACGAGCATCGAGAGGGCCTCGTTCCCGGATTTACAAAAGCTTATGACGTCAAACTACTGGTCTATGCCGAAGAGTTTGCGTCCATCGCCGATGCCCGAGAGGCCGAGGCCCGTATCAAGAAATGGCGGCGTGCCTGGAAGATCGAATTGATCGAGCGCAGCAACGCAAATTGGGACGATCTATATCCAAGTCTGATTTGAATTTGAGTGCGCCTTCGGCGCTAGAATATCTGGGTCCCGGATCACGCGATGCGCTGCGCGCACGCGGTCCGGGACACAGAAATCAAACTCCGAACCCTGGGATAATTTCAGCCTGCACATAGCGCTGGAATTCAGGCCAGGTGATGAGGCCGAGCTCGCGGTCTTCGCCGCCGAGCGCGCCGTTCACCGTCATGATGAACTGGTCCTTCACATCGTCGAGCAGAGAGAGCTCGGGTTTCGAGAACTCGCTCTCGTCGAGGCTGACGAGCAGCATGTCATGCAGATCCTCGAACTCGGCATAGCTCAGCGTGCCGATCTGCTTCAGGCGTCCAAGATAGTGCGTGCGAAAGCTCATCGTCTCAAACCAGTTTGTCGCCGATCAGAAATTCAATCACCCGGTCCATACGGATATGGGGAAGAACGGGCTTTTCCCAAGGTCCGGTTTCGAGCCTGGGCGGCCGGAATTTGAGAATGCCCACATCCCCCTCGCCGCCATCGGCGCGGCCTTTATAGCCGCCGGGCAAGAGCGCCTTTTCCGGATCGGCCGGCAGATCGCCGGGAAATACGCCGATCTCCTCCTCGCCCGTAAATACTTTGTCTCCGGATTGCTCGCCCGCCTCAGGCGTGCCGGCGATGACGGGAAGCTCACTCTTGCCGCGGCGTGCCAACGCCTCGCGCGTTGCGCGCACGGCGGAGATGGCGAGCACATCGACGCGCGCACCGGCAAATTGCGCCCGCTCGCGCGCCCGTTGCACCAGACGTCCGAGAATGGCTTCCAGCCTATCGTGGCTCGAATGGTGGAGATGATCGGCTTTCGTCGCCGCGAAGAGAATACGGTCGACCTTCGGCCGGAACAGCGAAGTGATCCAACTATTCGTGCCGTGGCGGAAGGCTTCGAGCACATCGGTCAAAGCCGTCTCAAGATCGGCGACGGCATCGGGCCCCGCATCGAGCGCCGCCAGCACATCGACCAGAACGATCTGGCGGTCGAGCCGGGCAAAATGATCGCGGAAGAACGGGCGCACGATCTCGCGCACATAGGCGTCGTAGCGGCGCGCCATCATCGCCTGCAGCGTGCCGGGACGCGGCTCGCTATCGGCCGCAATATCAAGCGGCGCAAAGGTCAGCATGGGCGAGCCTTCGAGATCGCCCGGCATGAGAAAACGCCCCGGCGGCAGCGCCGACAGCGTATCGCGCGCCTGCCGCGCCGCTCTGAGATAGGCGGTAAAAATATCGGCCGAAGCCTTTGCCTTTGCTTCACTTTCCGGCTCGTTCGGATCAAGCCCGGCAAGCTGCTTGTGCCAGTCGGAGGCAAGCCTTTTGCGCGCGCCGGTACGGCTCTGCGCAAGCGTTGCCGCCGACCATTGTGCATACGTCTTGCCCATCAGACCGAGATCGAGAAGCCATTCGCCGGGATAGTCGACGATATCGAGCGTCAGGAATGTCGAGCCGCGGCGCTTGCCGAAAAACGTCTCGGAGGCGAATTCGAGCACAAGCCGGAGTTCGGAAATCCGCCGCGTCGAGTCCGGCCAGCGACGCTCGTCGAGCAAAGCCTTCAGATGCTCCTCGATGGAAAAGCGCGGCACCGCATCGTCGGGCTGCGGCGCAAGATGTGCGCCGATCAGGCGCCCATCGGCATAGGCACGAAACAGCGGCAGGCGCCCGCCATTCGTCAGCGTATTGACAAGTGCGGTGATGAACACCGTCTTGCCGGCGCGCGACAGGCCGGTCACGCCGAGGCGCACGCTCGGATGCAGCGCATGCGCCGCAAGATCGAAAACGTTTGCCGCGGAAATCTTCGCTTCGTGCGTAAGGTCGGACAGCTTCATCGAGGCCCTGTGATCCCGGAACGGGACCTACACATAGTCATTCGTCCTTCAGGCCAAGATGTTTGGGCGTTTCGAAGGCGAACAGCCAGGCCTGCTTCTCCTCGATCGCCGCCCAGGGCGTATCCTCGAAATCGAGGACGGCGATGGCCGCCGTCGGGAATTTCCGCTCGAAGCGCTCGGCGACCTCGGGCTCGGCGCTTTCGGCCAGCATGCCGGTCAGGCTCTCCATGCCGGGATTGTGGCCGACAATCATGAGGGTCTGGACGTCCCCATCGGCGCTGCGGACGATCTCCAGCAGCATGTCCGGCGAGGCGTCGTAGATCATGTCCTCGAAAATGGCCTCCGGCACCGGGTCGAAGGCCTTTTTGGCCTCCTGCCAGGTCTGGCGGGTGCGGGCCGAGGTCGAGCAGACAACGAGATCGGGGACGATCCCCTCCGCCTCCAGCCAGGCGCCCATGCCGCGGGCAGCCTCCCGCCCTTCGGCGGTCAAAACCCGGTCGTGATCATGGTCTTGGGCGCCATGGGGTTCTGCCTTGGCGTGGCGGAAAAGGACGAGGCGGCGCATCGGTCAGGTGTGGCTTTCTGGCAATGGAGTCATCGAAAAAGAACCCTATCACGGCGTCCGCCCGGCGAATCGAACCGTATTAACGTTCTGTAGGTCCACAACGCCTTAAATTCGACATTGGCGCTGGGGAAAGACCGAACCCGCTCCGCAGAATGAGCGACAGAAAAGAATAGGGTCCATAAGGAAATAGTCCCGATGTTGGTTGCTCAACGTATTGAGTCCTCGGCCTTCGACCGGCCGCTCGATCTCGTCCATCTGTCCCGTCAAACTCTCGGCGATCGTCACCTCGAACGTGAAGTTTTGTCGATCTTCCGCTCCCAGGCCCGCAAGGTCCTGTTTCAGCTGGAAGCGCTGACTGATCCCTCCAATCGTCTCGAAATCGCCCATGCCCTCAACGGCTCGGCCAAAGGCGTCGGCGCCTGGCGTGTCGCCACCGCGGCCGAAGCCCTCGAAAACGCAGCCCGCACCGGCGCGCCGGTCGGCGAGCCGCTTGCCGTCCTCGCCGAATGCATTTCGGAAGTCGTCGGCGAGATCGAAGATCTCCTGACCGAGGCCTGATCTAAGGGCCTGATCGCCGCACCCCTCTCTTTAGAGAGGCTCTAGCGCGAAATTGCGTTTCGGCTTACATCCTGCGGACGTTTACGAGGGGCGGCTTGGCCGCCCCTCGCTTTTGCCCACGAGAGATCATGCCCAAAATCACTTTCATCGATTCCGGCGGCGAATCCCGCACGGTCGACGCGGTCAATGGTTCCACCGTGATGGAAGCTGCCTTGCAGAACGCCATCCCGGAAGTCGAGGCGGAATGCGGCGGGGCCTGCTCCTGCGCCACCTGCCATGTCTATGTCGACGAAGCCTGGTTCGAAAAAACGGGCGGCCCCTCCCCGATGGAAGAGGATATGCTGGATTTCGCCTTCGAAGTCCGGCCGACCAGCCGTTTGTCCTGCCAGATCAAGGTCTCGGACGCCCTTGACGGCCTGGTGGTCAACACCCCGGCCCGCCAGGGCTAGCGCATCCCGGACAGGCTGTGCGCAGCACAGCGCCGATCCGGGACCCAGGAGCAAAGTGCGGCGCAGCCGCTCTCATATCTGGACCCCGGGTCACATCGAACTCGGATGTTTCCGAGTTCGGAATCTTCACTCAAGTCGGCAACAGCCGACTTGAGGCGGGCTTTGCCCGGCGCGGCCCGGGGAACACCTCAGTTTAGAGCAATTCCGGCCTGCTTTCGCAGGGCTTCCCCTGCGGGCGCTGGCGGTCTAATAAGCCCGCGACCTCTTCCGGCGCGTGCGGCGCCCCAACCTCAAGACGATGCGAATCCATGACTGAGATCATCAAGACCGATGCCGTGATCATCGGTGCCGGCCCCTGCGGCCTGTTCGCCGTGTTCGAACTCGGCCTGCTCGACATCAAGGCCCATGTCATCGACATCCTGGACAAAGTCGGCGGCCAGTGCGCCGAGCTCTATCCGGAAAAGCCGATCTACGACATTCCGGGCCTGCCGGTTGTCACCGGCCAGGGCCTCACCGAAAATCTGATGGAGCAGATCAAGCCGTTCGGCGCTGAATTCCATCTGTCCGAAATGGTCGAGGCTTGCGAGAAGCTTTCCGACGGTTCGTTCAAGCTGACGACCAATCACGGCACGGTTTTCGAAACCAAGGTCGTCATCATCGCGGCCGGCGGCGGCTCGTTTCAGCCTAAAAAGCCGCCGATTTCGAACGTCGATCAGTATGAAGGCCAGTCGGTCTTTTATTCCGTGCGCAAGATGGACGCCTTCAAGGGCCGCGATGTTCTGATCGCCGGCGGCGGCGACAGCGCGCTCGATTGGCTGCTCAACCTGCAGCCGCTCGCCAACAAGATCACGCTGCTGCATCGCAGAGACGATTTCCGCGCCGCGCCCGACAGCGTCAACAAGATGCGCGAGCTCGTTGCCGAAGGAAAAGTCGATCTCGTCATCGGCCAGGTGACGGAGCTGAAGGGTCCGGACGGCAAACTCGCCGCCGCCGCCGTGAAGCTTGCCGACGGCACGGTGACCGAAATCACCTGCGATGCGCTGCTGCCCTTCTTCGGCCTGACGATGAAGCTCGGCCCGCTCGCGGAATGGGGAATCCACCTGAACGAGAATCTCATTCCCGTGGACACGGAGAAGTTTGAGACCTCGGTTCCGGGCATTTACGCCATCGGCGACATCAATACCTATCCGGGCAAGCTCAAGCTCATCCTCTCGGGCTTCCACGAGGCGGCGCTGATGTCCCAGGCGGCAGCGCGGACGATCAATCCGGACCGCCGGATTGTCTTCCAGTACACAACCTCGTCGACAAACCTGCAGAAGAAGCTCGGCGTCGCCTAACCGCCGCCACTTTTCCGCCAGTTTTCCACACCACGGCCGACCGTCTTTTACCGGACGTGTCCGAGCCTTCGGACTATGGTAAAAAAGACGTTAACGATCTTTGATCTTTCTTTACAAAGTTAGATTGAATCGAGGCGCACCGAGGTTAGGATCAGAGGGCGGCGAACTATAAAGCTCTGATGCGAAAAGCCACTTCGCGGAATGAGTTGGGGACAGGGGCCTTCAAGTAGGGGTCACATTCGAGGGACGGGAACGAACCGGGGGGTTCGGCTCACGTCCGTCGACGTCTTCCCGTGTAGCGCGCAGCCGACAGAGTAGTGCGGTACGGCAGCGAGGCAGAGTAACAATGGCGAACCTTCCCAGTGCGGCTCAAAACCCGTCAGATGCGGCACTGTCCGCTGTCGGGGAAGCCCTCCTCGAAAGTCCGGGTGGCGACGAGGATCTGTTCGGCCGGGACACGCCCCGCTCCGTCATCAACGCCAACCGCGCCGCCAATGACGACGCGCGTTCGTTCAGCCACATCATTCACGGCATGCAGCGCAAGGCTTCGGCCTTCCCGCTGATCGCCGCCTCCGCCGTGTCGGTCATCTGGGCCGGCGCCAGCATGTTCTTCGCTCGCGAACTCATCGGCGGCATCGATCTGTCCGCACCGGGCGGCGTTGCCCAGGTCGCCCTGCTCGCCATCGTCATCGCCGCACCCGTTCTCTTCTTCTTCACGCTCGCCGCCATGGCGCGCCGCGTTCAGGAAATGCGCATCGTCTCGCGCTCGATGGCGCAGGTCGCCATGCGCCTGTCCGAGCCGGACAAATCGAGCCAGGCCTCCGTCGCCTCGCTCTCCGAAGCCGTACGCCGCGAAATCTCCGCCATGGATTCGAGCATCGAGCGCGTGTTGACGCGCGCCGGCGAACTCGAAGCCACCGTGCGTGGCGAAGTCGTCTCGCTTGAGCGCGTCTATCAGGACAATGAGTCCCGCCTGCGCGGCATCATCAACGATCTGCGCCTGCAGCGCGAAGCGCTCGAAAAGAATGCCGGCGACCTGTCGGCGTCGATCGAAAGCGCCCATGCCGGCCTTGCCGAAGAAATTGCCGCCGCCTCGAACGAACTCACCTCCTCGATCACCGATGCCGGCAACCGCGTCACCCGCGTGCTCGGCGAAAAGGGTATCCAGATTACTGAGGCCGTCGGCACCGCCGGCGAGGGCCTGATCTCCTCGGTCACGACGCAGAGCAACAGCGTCATCGAGCGGCTCAACGACACGAACCTCACCTTCAACCGCAATCTGGCGGAAACCTCCGACCGTCTCGCCTCCGAGCTCGGCCAGCGCGCGATCAGCATTCAGGACACGCTGCTGACGACGTCGAACGACATCACGCGCACGTTCGACGAGCGCTCGCGCGCCGTTGCCGACAGCTTCACGACGACGAGCAACAAGATTTCGGATTCGCTGGAAGAGCGTGCCCAGTCGATCGGCCTGACGCTGACGACGACGACCGCGAACCTGACGCAGACGCTGGCTCAGAAGGGCGAAAGCGTCTCGCGCGCCCTGATGGAATCCTCGTCCATGGTGACGACGACCCTGTCGGCCCGCGCCCAGGAAATCGCCGAGACCCTCGTCTCGACCGGCACCAACCTGACCAACACCCTGACCGACCGCGCCCGCGAAATGACGGACGCGATCTCGGATACCGGCGCGCGCATCGCCGAGACGATCTCGACGCGCGGCGAAACGGTCAACGCAACACTCGAGCGTTCGGGCAAGGAAATCGCGACCGCCTTTGCCGACCGCGCCGAAACGCTCACCCAGACGCTCATGGCGACCAGCCAGGACGTGTCGAAAACCATCACCGAGCGCGTCTCCGACGTGAACGAGACCCTCAAGACGACCGGCGACAGCCTCGTGCTGGGCCTGTCGCTGCGCGGCTCGGAAGTCACCGCCAAGCTCGACGAGACCGGCACCCGCATCACCGACATTCTCGGCGAGCGCGGCAACAATCTCGCCGACCGCATGGAATCGGCTTCGATCCGCATCCACGAAGCCATTGTCGGCCGCGGCGAGACGCTCGAGCAGAGCCTCGAAGAGGTCGGCAACCGCGTCATCGAAAACATCGACACCCGCATCTTCGCGGCGCGCGATGCGCTGGAATCGGGCGCCCGCAACGCCGAGGATCTCCTCGCGCAGCGCGCCGAAGCCGTCGAACGCACGCTGATGACCGCCAGCGACCGCATCGCTTCGACCATCGGCGAGCGCGGCGAGCAGCTCACCGAAAAGCTGACGTCGACCGCCGACCGCATGCACGATCTCATCGTCATCCGCGGCGACGATCTCGAAACCCGTATCTCCGCCGCCGGCGCGAGCGTCACCGAAGCTCTGGTGCGCGGCGCCGACAGCTTCCACGAGAGCCTCGCCGAACGCGTCAATACCAGCGTCATGCATGTCCGCGACGCGCTCGACGGCGCGGCGTCCAGCCTCGGCGATCAGCTCGTTTCCCGCGGCAGCGAACTTGCGGCGCAGGTTGCCTATGTCGGCACCGAGCTTGCCCAGTCGCTCGCTCTGCGCACCATGAAGATCAACGATCAGCTGGCCGAAACCGCCGATCAGCTGTCGGGCACCCTCCTCCATCACGGCTCGGCCGTGACCGACGCGATGTCTCACTCGCTCGGCGAGATCAATCAGCTCATCTCGGGCCGCGCGCAGGAAATCGCCGACAAGCTCGGCAATGACGCCGCCTTTATCGACTCGACGCTTGCGAGCCGCATGCGCGAGCTCGAAGAGGTCATCACCGTGCGCGCGCCGGGCATCGTCGAGGCGCTGGAACAGCGCACGGCGCAGCTCGACACCTCCTTCGTCGCCGGCACCGAAACCCTGTCCTCGGTGCTTGGCCGCCACGCCAAGACGTTCGATGCGCTCGTCCAGCGCCAGACGGCCAATCTCGACACGGCCGTATCGGCCCGCCTCGACGGCTTCCGCGATACGGCCGGCGCCAAGGTCGAAGAAATCGGCGAGCAGCTCGACGGCCGCATGCAGCGTATCGGTTCGGGCCTCGATGCCCGCGTCGAGACCTTCAACCAGATGCTGGCCAACCGCACGACGGACATGTCGCGCGCCCTTTCCGAAGGCGGCCGCGAACTCTCCGAGACGCTCGACGAGCGCGCCCAGCGCTTCGCTCACGATGTCAGCGAGCGCGCCAACGCCGTCGTCCAGGTGCTCGAAGACCGCGCCCAGTTCGTCAACTCCTCGCTCGGCACCAAGGCAACCGAAGTCGCCGAGACGCTCGACAGCCGCATCAGCCGCTTTGAGGAAACCGTTGTCGGCCGCCTCGATGCCGTCTCCTCGACGCTCGACCAGCGCGGCACCGATATCGCCGACCGTCTCTCGGGCCGCGTCGAAAGCGTCACCGACACGCTCGTCGTTGCCGCCAGCGAAGTCGAAGAAAGCCTCGACAAGCTCACCAAGGGCTCGATCGAAGCGCTGCGCGAGCGCACCATCGGCCTGTCGGATACGCTCGGCGAACGCGCCGCGGAAATCTCCCGCGTGCTCGACGAGACCGGCGGCCGCTTCGTGCAGACGCTCACCGAGCGCAGAGCCGATCTGTCGAGCGAAGTGGCCCGCGCCGGCGAAGCCGTCGTCCGCGCCATGGAAGAACAGACCGATGTTGCGACCTCGGCCCTCTCTTCGGCGGTCGACCGCATCCGCGACGAAGTCGCGCTGACGGTCACCGGCGTCACGACCACCATCTCGGGCGAGACGCTGCGCGCCGCAGCGGAACTGCGCAATGCCGGCGAAACGCTCGGCGGCTCGGTCAACACCTCGCTGCAGAGCATTCAGTCGACCTCGATCGCGATCTCCGATCTCGTCGCCCGCGCGGCCGAGACGGTCGAGCATCTGGCCGGCGCCACCGGCGAGAAGAACGCCGCGCTCGCCGAGCAGATCGATCAGCTCCGGGCCGTCGGCAAGGGCGTGCTCAACGACCTGTCGGGCCTCACCACGCGCTTCGACCAGCAGGGCCGCGCCCTCACCCATGCGGTGAACGCACTCGGCTCGACGCAGCATGCGATGGAAGACACGCTGGAAGCCCGCCGCCGTTCGCTCGAGGCCCTCGCCCAGACGATCGACAGCCGCGCCCTGGCGCTCGATGGCGTGCTGCAGGGCTTTGCCCGCGTCATCAATGAGAGCCTCTCGGCGGCCGAAACCCGCGCCCGCGACGCATCCGCCTCGCTCGCCGACAACCTCGCGTCGACGACGCGTTCGATGCAGGAACAGTTCGGAACGCTGCGCCAGGCCTCGGCCGAAGAGCGCGAGCGCACCGCGACCGCTCTGCGCGCGACCTATCAGGAAGCGCTGACCGAAATGACCTCGATGCTGAAGACGGCGTCGGAAGGCCTCGGCAATGTCGCTCAGGACATGCGCGGCATGACCCAGTCGATCCAGGCCGATCTCGAAACGACGCGCGAGGAAGTCTCCCGCGGTATCGCCGCCATGCCGCGCGAGACGCAGGAAAACACGACCGCCATCCGCCGCGTCGTCTCCGAGCAGATCAAGGCGCTGAACGCGCTGTCCGAGATCGCCGCGCGTTCCGGCAGCCAGCACGATGCGGTCGAGCCGCGCTCGTCCGAATATGCCTACTCCGAGCAGCCGGTGCGCGAACGCGTCACCGAAGGCGCGCCGCAGCGCCGCGAGGCCCCGGCCCGCGCGCAGCAGCCGCGCCGCGAAGAGCCGTCGTCCGGTGGCGGCGATGGCGGCTGGCTCACGGGCCTCCTCGCCCGCGCCTCCGACGGCGAGCAGATGCCGAATGTGCGCCGCGGCGGCCGTCCGCCGGAAGCGCGCCCGAACGCGCAGCGCCCGGTCCGCTCGGCGCTCGACGATCTCGCCGACGACATCGACCGGCTGGTCGACGATCAGGCGCAGGCGGAGCTGTGGGAGCGTTATCGCCGCGGCGAGCGCAATGTCTTCTCGCGCCGCCTCTACACGCCGGAAGGCGTGCAGGCCTTCGAGGATCTGCGCGGCCGCTACAATGCCAGCCGTGAGTTCCGCCAGACGGTCGACCGCTATATCGGCGAGTTCGAGCGCCTGCTCGACGAAGTGTCGCGCAATGAGCGCGACCCGGCGGTGGCGCGCAGCTATCTCTCGTCGGACACGGGCAAGGTCTACACTTTGCTCGCTCACGCCGCCGGCCGCTTCGACGACCGCTAATCTTTCCTGTCGGGGGACGGGGACCAAAAGAAAGGGCGCCGCAAGGCGCCCTTTTTCTTGTCCGCACCGGCCGCAATCCCGGTGTAACAAGGGAGCCGATTTGAAGCTTGGGACGGGCACGTGGCTGAGGCGCTGAACATCAAGGTCGAGACCTGGCCGATCGCCGGGCGCTTTGCCATTGCGCGCGGCGCCAAGACCGAGGCGCATGTCGTCGTCGCCGAGGTCACCGGCCGTGGCCACACCGGCCGCGGCGAATGCGTGCCTTATGCGCGCTACGGCGAGAGCGTCGACAGCGTCGTCGCTTC
Above is a window of Terrihabitans soli DNA encoding:
- a CDS encoding NAD(P)/FAD-dependent oxidoreductase → MTEIIKTDAVIIGAGPCGLFAVFELGLLDIKAHVIDILDKVGGQCAELYPEKPIYDIPGLPVVTGQGLTENLMEQIKPFGAEFHLSEMVEACEKLSDGSFKLTTNHGTVFETKVVIIAAGGGSFQPKKPPISNVDQYEGQSVFYSVRKMDAFKGRDVLIAGGGDSALDWLLNLQPLANKITLLHRRDDFRAAPDSVNKMRELVAEGKVDLVIGQVTELKGPDGKLAAAAVKLADGTVTEITCDALLPFFGLTMKLGPLAEWGIHLNENLIPVDTEKFETSVPGIYAIGDINTYPGKLKLILSGFHEAALMSQAAARTINPDRRIVFQYTTSSTNLQKKLGVA